A window of Chloracidobacterium sp. N contains these coding sequences:
- a CDS encoding 3-oxoacyl-[acyl-carrier-protein] synthase III C-terminal domain-containing protein, translating to MPIVLHTFQCLLPAYVTPQSAIHDWLAHAHAAAQTGSEQALAAARLRRAFDRFGCDPERIARRFHALEDFTHQDWARMRIFNLTDHPEGRGLAARMDCFAEVTSQVFASLYADEAVAPEHLIHVTCTGYVAPSAAQRLVASKGWLTTVVTHAYHMGCYAAFPAIRQAVGFLLADGAAGRADVVHTELCTLHLNPALHDPEQLVIQSLFADGFARYVVENRAPERPHFELVAMREELLPDSSEAMTWRCADWGFHMTLARDVPQRLAQALSGFVAQLAAKAGYTEADARRARFAIHPGGPKIIEQVQAALELEDAQVDASRRVLRAYGNMSSATLPYVWAEMLADDTVADGTPVVSLAFGPGLTLCGNLLVKRLCSDPQRPTEAGADARKPGR from the coding sequence ATGCCAATCGTTCTGCACACGTTTCAGTGCCTGCTGCCGGCGTATGTCACGCCGCAGTCCGCCATTCATGACTGGCTTGCCCATGCGCATGCCGCTGCCCAGACCGGGAGCGAACAGGCGCTGGCCGCCGCCCGTCTGCGCCGCGCATTCGACCGTTTTGGTTGCGACCCGGAACGCATTGCCCGGCGATTCCACGCGCTCGAAGATTTCACCCACCAGGACTGGGCGCGGATGCGGATTTTCAACCTGACCGACCATCCCGAAGGACGGGGCCTGGCGGCACGGATGGACTGTTTTGCCGAAGTCACCTCCCAAGTGTTCGCCAGTCTCTATGCCGATGAAGCCGTTGCGCCGGAGCATCTCATTCACGTCACATGTACGGGCTACGTCGCACCCAGCGCCGCCCAGCGTCTCGTGGCGTCCAAAGGCTGGCTGACGACCGTTGTGACCCATGCCTACCACATGGGCTGCTATGCGGCCTTTCCGGCGATTCGGCAGGCGGTCGGGTTTCTGCTTGCCGACGGTGCAGCGGGGCGGGCGGATGTCGTGCACACGGAGCTGTGTACGCTGCACCTCAACCCGGCGCTCCACGACCCGGAGCAGCTTGTCATCCAGAGTCTGTTTGCCGACGGTTTCGCGCGCTATGTGGTCGAAAACCGGGCACCGGAGCGTCCACACTTCGAGCTGGTGGCGATGCGGGAAGAACTGCTGCCGGATTCATCCGAAGCCATGACCTGGCGATGCGCCGACTGGGGGTTTCACATGACGCTGGCGCGGGATGTGCCGCAGCGTCTGGCGCAGGCGCTGTCCGGTTTTGTGGCACAACTGGCGGCGAAGGCGGGCTACACCGAAGCCGATGCGCGCCGGGCCCGGTTTGCCATTCATCCCGGCGGGCCGAAAATCATCGAGCAGGTTCAGGCGGCGCTCGAACTCGAAGACGCCCAGGTGGATGCCAGCCGGCGCGTGCTGCGGGCATACGGGAATATGTCGTCGGCCACGCTGCCCTACGTCTGGGCGGAGATGCTGGCCGATGACACGGTTGCCGATGGGACGCCGGTGGTCAGTCTGGCCTTCGGTCCCGGTCTGACGCTGTGTGGCAACCTGCTGGTCAAACGTCTCTGTTCAGACCCGCAGCGGCCGACGGAAGCCGGCGCTGATGCAAGGAAGCCAGGGAGGTGA